The proteins below are encoded in one region of Segatella copri:
- a CDS encoding SusC/RagA family TonB-linked outer membrane protein, which translates to MRRLTLLLVSLVLLSIQSVLAQSFSVKGTVVSAEDNEPMIGVTIMQEGTSNGVVTDIDGNYTIEIKGASKATLAYSYVGCVTQKHVVKAQTNTLNITLASDSKMMDEVVVVAYGVRKKGTIAGSVSAVKSEKIENVPAASFDQALQGQSTGLQVISSSGEPSKAATFQIRGTNSINSGKSPLFILDGVPISSSDFNTLSPNDIESISVLKDASSTSIYGARAANGVVVITSKRGLSMDQAKITLRAQYGFSELAQTNWKMMNTNERILFEKEVGLDTGKDYNLLSRVNVNWLDEVFNDRAPLQSYELSINRATDRLNYYVSGGFYDQDGIAQNSTFRRYNIRTNADVKAGKWLKVGTNTMAAYEEAQQADDGSYTTVTPISACRFMLPYWNPYAKDGSLASLAAGNWAGTSENPIVYMGLNPIKNKKYKVLSTMYAEIYPIENLTIRTQFGADFTHSTAFLQSFPSLSSNNGQGTAARQSSDAINLTETTTANYRFTLNDIHSFNVMLGQEAVNFHSEGFQVYSKGQTSDLLTNVSSGTRASRWADSSSDYSYLSFFMRGEYNYKELYYADFSLRTDASSRFGKDHRWGTFWSLGFMYNVKSTDWLKDMKWLSTAQIAVSTGTSGNSEIPNYYHLALVSGGANYDNTAGFSPSQSGNEELGWESTWANNFALRLGFLDRINFSFEAYYKRTSNMLMRVPESYTVTGEGYRWKNVGVMANKGIELSADGDVIRTRDFTWNVSANVSYNQNRLKELYNGVTEYVNSTTGLKYVVGHSVSEFFLNRYAGVNPANGEQLWYDKDGNVTNEFRESDKVMTGKTYDAPWMGGFGTSFRWKGLQLSAQFSWIGTRYVINNDRYFEESGVTFGTAYNQSNRLLYDRWKQPGDITDIPRWGEVTQLDDRFLENASFLRLKNLSLSYSLPQSLLRKTNFFSMVRIYGQAQNLFTVTGFNGLDPEVSSNIYQAQYPASRQFTLGVELQF; encoded by the coding sequence ATGAGAAGATTAACTCTTTTACTTGTCTCACTTGTATTGTTGTCTATCCAATCGGTCTTGGCGCAGAGTTTCAGCGTCAAGGGTACAGTCGTGTCTGCTGAAGACAACGAACCGATGATTGGTGTGACCATTATGCAAGAGGGAACATCAAATGGCGTAGTGACCGATATTGACGGTAACTATACCATCGAAATTAAGGGTGCTTCGAAGGCTACGCTTGCCTACTCTTATGTGGGTTGCGTTACGCAGAAGCACGTTGTGAAAGCGCAGACAAATACGCTCAACATCACCCTTGCTTCGGATTCCAAGATGATGGATGAAGTGGTCGTGGTGGCGTATGGCGTGAGAAAGAAGGGAACCATTGCGGGTTCTGTGTCTGCCGTAAAGTCTGAAAAGATAGAAAATGTGCCGGCGGCAAGCTTCGACCAAGCTTTGCAGGGACAGAGTACTGGTTTGCAGGTCATCTCTTCTTCGGGTGAACCTAGCAAGGCGGCTACCTTCCAAATCCGTGGTACCAACTCTATCAACTCCGGCAAGTCGCCACTCTTTATCCTCGACGGCGTGCCAATCTCAAGTTCTGATTTCAACACCTTGAGTCCTAACGACATCGAAAGTATCTCTGTATTGAAAGATGCCTCTTCTACCTCTATCTATGGTGCACGTGCTGCCAATGGTGTGGTTGTCATCACTTCCAAGCGAGGCTTGTCAATGGACCAGGCGAAGATTACGCTCCGTGCACAGTATGGTTTCTCTGAGTTGGCACAGACCAACTGGAAGATGATGAATACCAATGAGCGTATCCTGTTTGAGAAAGAAGTAGGTCTGGATACAGGTAAGGATTACAATCTCCTTTCAAGAGTAAACGTAAACTGGCTGGACGAGGTGTTCAACGACCGCGCTCCGCTGCAGAGCTACGAACTCTCTATCAACCGTGCTACCGATCGCTTGAACTACTATGTTTCTGGTGGTTTCTACGATCAGGACGGTATCGCACAGAATTCAACCTTCCGCCGTTACAACATCCGCACCAATGCTGATGTAAAGGCTGGCAAGTGGTTGAAGGTTGGTACCAACACCATGGCTGCCTATGAGGAGGCTCAGCAGGCTGACGACGGAAGCTATACTACCGTTACTCCTATCTCAGCATGCCGATTCATGCTGCCTTACTGGAATCCTTATGCCAAGGATGGAAGTCTGGCTTCACTTGCTGCAGGCAACTGGGCTGGAACCAGCGAGAACCCTATCGTTTACATGGGCTTGAATCCTATCAAGAACAAGAAATATAAGGTACTCTCTACCATGTATGCTGAAATCTATCCGATAGAGAATCTGACTATCCGTACTCAGTTCGGTGCCGATTTCACCCATTCTACAGCGTTCCTCCAGTCGTTCCCAAGTCTCTCTTCAAATAACGGACAGGGTACTGCGGCACGCCAGAGCAGCGATGCCATCAACCTGACAGAGACCACTACGGCTAACTACCGTTTCACTCTGAACGATATCCATTCGTTCAACGTGATGCTGGGTCAGGAGGCTGTCAATTTCCACTCAGAGGGTTTCCAGGTATATTCCAAGGGTCAGACCAGCGACCTCCTGACCAATGTATCATCAGGTACACGTGCCAGCCGCTGGGCAGATTCATCTTCTGACTACTCTTACCTGTCATTCTTCATGCGTGGCGAGTATAACTATAAGGAGCTCTACTATGCCGACTTCTCTCTGCGTACCGATGCTTCTTCACGTTTCGGTAAGGATCATCGCTGGGGTACATTCTGGTCGCTCGGTTTCATGTACAACGTGAAGTCTACCGACTGGCTGAAGGATATGAAGTGGCTCAGCACAGCCCAGATTGCCGTAAGTACCGGTACATCGGGTAACTCTGAGATTCCTAACTATTATCACCTGGCTTTGGTTTCTGGTGGTGCCAACTACGATAATACTGCCGGTTTCTCTCCATCACAGAGTGGTAACGAGGAATTGGGTTGGGAGTCAACCTGGGCTAACAACTTCGCCCTCCGTCTTGGTTTCCTCGACAGAATCAACTTCAGCTTCGAGGCTTACTACAAGCGTACCTCCAATATGCTGATGCGCGTTCCTGAGTCTTACACCGTTACCGGCGAGGGCTATCGCTGGAAGAACGTAGGTGTGATGGCTAACAAGGGTATCGAGCTGAGCGCTGACGGTGATGTAATCCGCACACGCGACTTCACCTGGAATGTAAGTGCCAACGTATCTTACAACCAGAACCGATTGAAGGAACTCTATAACGGTGTAACCGAGTATGTAAACTCAACTACCGGTTTGAAGTATGTGGTAGGTCACTCAGTAAGCGAGTTCTTCCTGAACCGTTATGCCGGTGTGAATCCAGCGAATGGTGAACAGCTCTGGTATGATAAGGATGGCAACGTAACCAACGAGTTCCGCGAGAGCGACAAGGTGATGACAGGCAAGACCTATGATGCACCTTGGATGGGCGGTTTCGGTACAAGCTTCCGTTGGAAGGGCTTGCAGCTTTCTGCCCAGTTCAGCTGGATTGGTACACGCTATGTGATCAACAACGACCGTTACTTCGAGGAGAGCGGTGTAACCTTCGGTACTGCTTACAACCAGTCAAACCGTCTGTTGTACGACCGTTGGAAGCAGCCGGGCGATATTACCGACATCCCACGTTGGGGCGAGGTAACCCAGCTCGACGACCGCTTCTTGGAGAATGCATCGTTCCTCCGTCTGAAGAATCTCAGTCTGTCCTATTCATTGCCACAGAGTTTGTTGCGCAAGACCAACTTCTTCTCTATGGTCAGAATCTACGGTCAGGCACAGAACCTCTTCACCGTAACCGGTTTCAACGGTCTGGATCCTGAGGTTTCATCCAATATTTACCAGGCACAGTATCCGGCATCACGCCAGTTTACTCTGGGTGTTGAATTGCAATTCTAA
- a CDS encoding DUF5003 domain-containing protein: MNKLISKYWLALVALVSVCMFSACSSDDDAVTPVFPQVQTIAGAAGDVKEFTFDANESWSLSSNKIWCKIAQNDAENGFVINGTAGKQTVKVTLTDDDASKNLSVAQLNLKMGGQEVTIAEIHRSADGYKLKVFVRTSPDADPINITETGIEAGYNKYSKFYVESNFRFAVTNTPEWVELEGGFMVGVPNKEVAGGVMFKEGVKNAKYAIDKSEGESITFASQDGKAEVTIPVYYNGMASDDINIKHPTKTPWAVWTVSLDGKLFTQNSSNLTGESSNDFTYHNYLPFPIKVLNDDIQLVVFEKAGEKDNEVLKEDQTGAVQLKGEKGNMKLTVAPLTSGSRKFVVYALPKAKYESLENGLDGMLENNFKEVKTDYDRYFLLELEQKDNKSEAGDESAAPTIKIMNYQDVACTKDVNGMYKEVASSFLNYNGDEIYVASAGVGSSLTVNPNIKDWDPTTMMETGYLYMIGSDGKEIVPEPGMDENENWVFSFRLPETAPVFMAFQDHGKVVKVLVVEPTYNKSKKHTSIRKIRK, encoded by the coding sequence ATGAATAAGTTAATTTCAAAATATTGGCTCGCACTTGTGGCACTCGTGTCTGTGTGCATGTTCTCGGCTTGTTCGAGCGACGACGATGCCGTTACTCCTGTGTTTCCACAGGTGCAGACCATTGCTGGAGCTGCCGGTGATGTGAAAGAATTTACATTTGATGCGAATGAGAGCTGGAGTCTCTCTTCTAACAAAATCTGGTGTAAGATTGCCCAGAATGATGCAGAGAATGGTTTTGTAATCAATGGTACTGCAGGTAAGCAGACAGTTAAGGTTACTCTTACAGATGATGATGCCAGCAAGAATTTGAGTGTTGCTCAGTTGAACTTGAAGATGGGTGGTCAGGAAGTGACCATCGCAGAGATTCATCGTTCTGCTGACGGCTATAAACTGAAGGTGTTTGTGCGCACAAGTCCTGATGCCGATCCTATCAACATTACCGAGACTGGTATTGAGGCAGGCTACAACAAGTACAGCAAGTTCTATGTTGAGTCAAACTTTCGTTTCGCCGTAACCAACACCCCAGAGTGGGTAGAGCTTGAGGGCGGCTTCATGGTAGGTGTTCCTAACAAGGAGGTTGCTGGTGGCGTAATGTTCAAGGAAGGTGTAAAGAACGCCAAGTATGCCATTGACAAGAGCGAGGGCGAGTCTATCACATTTGCTTCGCAGGATGGCAAGGCAGAGGTTACAATCCCTGTATATTATAATGGTATGGCTTCTGATGATATCAATATCAAACATCCTACAAAAACGCCATGGGCTGTATGGACCGTGTCGTTGGACGGCAAGTTGTTCACACAGAACAGCTCAAATCTTACAGGCGAGTCGTCAAACGACTTTACCTATCACAACTATCTTCCTTTCCCAATCAAGGTGCTTAACGACGACATCCAGCTTGTGGTGTTCGAGAAAGCTGGCGAGAAAGATAATGAGGTCTTGAAGGAAGATCAGACAGGTGCTGTTCAGCTTAAGGGCGAGAAGGGCAACATGAAGCTTACTGTTGCTCCATTGACAAGTGGTAGCCGCAAGTTTGTTGTTTATGCTTTGCCTAAGGCTAAATACGAGAGCCTGGAGAATGGTCTTGACGGAATGTTGGAAAACAACTTCAAAGAAGTGAAGACCGACTACGACCGCTACTTCCTCCTTGAGCTTGAGCAGAAGGATAACAAGTCAGAGGCAGGCGATGAGTCGGCTGCACCTACCATCAAGATTATGAACTACCAGGATGTAGCGTGTACAAAGGATGTAAACGGTATGTATAAAGAAGTAGCATCAAGTTTCCTCAATTATAATGGTGATGAAATCTATGTTGCTTCGGCAGGAGTAGGTTCTTCGCTTACTGTAAACCCTAACATCAAGGATTGGGATCCTACTACCATGATGGAGACGGGTTATCTCTATATGATAGGTAGCGATGGTAAGGAAATCGTTCCAGAGCCAGGCATGGATGAGAATGAAAACTGGGTATTCTCTTTCCGACTCCCAGAGACAGCTCCGGTGTTCATGGCTTTCCAGGATCATGGCAAGGTGGTGAAGGTTCTTGTAGTAGAGCCTACCTATAATAAAAGTAAGAAACATACTTCTATCAGAAAAATTAGAAAGTAA
- a CDS encoding DUF4984 domain-containing protein, translating to MKKIMMGCLAAVAALIALVSCSQDYTTYAGPSHIMFSDTLYQYAVQESNEVFNVPVSATEKADYDRTFGVEVVDKQSNAIEGKHYRILNNTVTIKAGEMVGNVKVQGIYDNIGKTDSLGFTLKLVIPEKYNWTNLYKDYAHVVMQKSCPFDIHNFSGWCMVTSTFYSKYLNNVTNRLIKTEVVEGEENTVLLKDVYYKGYNLKLKFNTKNMLEPKVEMDDQIAGETGEAFGTIYGDGKLRISQPSLYTSYYNTCQNYVLQYVNMSVDNKDGSTYGNVGTFITMYEWISDAEAEKLKEQGY from the coding sequence ATGAAGAAAATAATGATGGGATGTTTGGCAGCCGTAGCTGCACTCATCGCTCTTGTGAGTTGTTCACAGGATTATACCACTTATGCTGGTCCAAGTCATATCATGTTCTCTGATACGCTCTATCAGTATGCTGTACAGGAAAGCAATGAGGTTTTCAATGTGCCTGTATCAGCAACCGAAAAAGCTGACTACGACCGCACCTTCGGCGTGGAGGTAGTAGACAAGCAGAGCAATGCCATCGAGGGTAAGCATTACCGCATCCTCAACAACACCGTTACAATCAAGGCGGGCGAGATGGTAGGAAATGTGAAGGTTCAGGGTATCTATGATAACATCGGCAAGACCGACTCGCTCGGCTTCACCTTGAAACTGGTGATTCCGGAGAAGTATAACTGGACAAATCTCTATAAGGACTATGCCCACGTGGTAATGCAGAAGTCTTGTCCTTTCGATATCCACAACTTCTCAGGCTGGTGCATGGTAACATCTACCTTCTACAGCAAGTATCTGAACAACGTAACCAACCGTCTGATCAAGACCGAGGTGGTGGAAGGCGAGGAGAATACCGTTCTGCTGAAGGATGTTTACTATAAGGGCTACAACCTGAAGTTGAAGTTCAATACCAAGAACATGCTTGAGCCAAAGGTAGAGATGGACGACCAGATAGCTGGTGAAACCGGCGAGGCGTTCGGTACCATCTATGGAGACGGCAAGTTGCGCATCAGCCAGCCTTCTCTCTATACCTCTTATTATAACACCTGCCAGAACTATGTATTGCAGTATGTCAACATGAGTGTTGACAACAAGGATGGTTCAACCTACGGCAACGTAGGAACCTTCATCACCATGTATGAATGGATCAGCGATGCAGAAGCAGAGAAATTGAAAGAACAAGGATATTAA
- a CDS encoding two-component regulator propeller domain-containing protein produces the protein MKKSTEPIYRISMAIAMLFVSLAIHAQRFVNTSLEGAQSVCAITQDSDGMIWLGTDNGLYSYDGYHGYRHFQEHTFSNTRVNALGFEGRMLYLATGNGILKFDTQSYQYAETPAMKAFADEAKRKQLKELRVLDIKGGKTDFGGDVYALLSTPRGLLVGSLAGLHLGGRLIPLRAGEQPLVNALAYDAKRRCYWIGTEGALYCADLQLRNFSQIPALNGNSIKCLSTDAAGNLYIGTDNGLYQMALSNAITHYIHDSRDDASIPNNIVWACFVDKWQNVWVGTDNGLSRLTTHTYYRYVSLDKITMSGEGNCLHAMLQTRNGEWWMGGTNGLIHFTRNADGYQNVAWYKQNSSAFPLSHNRVRKIYEDHDGDVWICTDHGINFYDRSSRQMRNFIVYDKSGKYSTAWAYDILQDKKGRIWMGSYQGGVFVMDKAALLSGKTIADWHYSDKGKNALSGLHVGQMVMDGKGRIWVSTYTRLDCINPNDMKVVQVANSDVVNYLMADSKGNIWMGDNSSVTCYYAAGSVLGNSFSSKTWQIGGKVSTMCDVEGKIWVVSGNECCVINPQGESQRFMIPSVVPFNICYSRQTHEVMMGGNDGYVAISSDVAQKPKQFTRLMLAGIIVNGQACEERGEILKLKSDENNFTLQLTDLPFADHPSAVYAYKLEGSDHDWHYLNSGNIDITYNGLSYGDYHLTVHAVDGEGKIAAEVYSLDISVLPPWYLSWWCKLFYITALIVFVAWLVSWYFLRKELADAQKQKAEVLEQVQMRMDFFNRLTEDLKAAVAHHSFDEVTALMVRYLNVKIPDVSSSVATGLSASPVSEPESSSSEPVPARSESSEEEKKEVDVSELDVSDKRLLEEINEAIEKHMIDSDFNVSMLQDVIGIGGKQLYRKTKAITGRTPVEYIREMRMSRAAELLSQGKFSVSEVMYTVGFSNSSYFSKCFSKEYGMTPTEYMKVKR, from the coding sequence ATGAAAAAGTCAACAGAACCTATATACCGCATCAGCATGGCAATTGCTATGCTCTTTGTTTCGCTCGCCATCCATGCGCAGCGTTTCGTTAACACCTCCCTTGAAGGTGCTCAGTCCGTTTGTGCCATTACCCAGGACAGTGATGGAATGATATGGCTCGGAACCGACAATGGTCTTTACAGCTATGATGGTTATCATGGCTACCGCCATTTTCAGGAACATACATTCAGCAATACGCGTGTCAATGCGCTCGGTTTCGAGGGCAGAATGCTCTATCTGGCTACTGGCAACGGCATCCTGAAATTCGATACGCAATCTTATCAATATGCCGAAACACCAGCCATGAAGGCTTTTGCCGATGAGGCGAAGCGCAAGCAGCTGAAGGAACTCCGTGTGCTCGATATCAAGGGCGGTAAGACTGACTTCGGTGGTGATGTCTATGCCTTGCTCTCTACTCCGCGAGGCTTGCTCGTAGGTTCGCTTGCTGGTCTGCATCTCGGCGGCAGACTGATTCCGCTCCGTGCTGGAGAACAGCCGCTGGTTAATGCGCTCGCCTATGATGCCAAGCGCCGATGCTACTGGATTGGTACCGAGGGCGCTCTCTATTGTGCCGACCTGCAGCTCAGGAACTTCTCACAGATTCCAGCTCTCAACGGCAATTCCATCAAATGTCTTTCTACAGATGCTGCCGGCAATCTCTATATCGGAACAGATAACGGACTCTATCAGATGGCACTCTCCAATGCCATCACCCATTATATCCACGATTCCCGCGATGATGCTTCTATTCCTAACAACATCGTCTGGGCTTGCTTTGTAGATAAATGGCAGAATGTATGGGTGGGTACCGATAATGGTCTCTCCCGTCTCACTACCCATACCTATTACCGCTATGTATCGCTCGATAAGATTACGATGTCGGGTGAGGGCAACTGTCTCCATGCCATGCTCCAGACCCGTAACGGCGAATGGTGGATGGGCGGTACCAACGGTCTGATTCATTTCACCCGGAATGCTGATGGTTATCAGAATGTGGCATGGTACAAGCAGAACAGCTCTGCCTTCCCGCTGAGTCATAACCGTGTACGCAAGATTTATGAAGACCATGACGGCGATGTATGGATCTGTACCGACCATGGCATCAACTTCTATGACCGCAGTTCCCGTCAGATGCGCAATTTCATCGTCTACGATAAGAGTGGCAAGTATTCTACTGCCTGGGCTTACGATATTCTCCAGGACAAGAAGGGCAGGATATGGATGGGTTCTTATCAGGGTGGTGTCTTCGTGATGGATAAGGCGGCTCTTCTGAGCGGCAAGACCATAGCCGACTGGCATTACTCGGACAAGGGAAAGAATGCGCTCTCAGGTCTGCATGTAGGTCAGATGGTGATGGATGGAAAGGGTAGGATTTGGGTTTCTACCTATACCCGTCTCGACTGCATCAATCCGAACGATATGAAGGTGGTGCAGGTAGCTAACTCAGATGTTGTCAACTATCTGATGGCAGACAGCAAGGGCAATATCTGGATGGGTGATAACAGTTCGGTAACCTGTTATTATGCAGCCGGTTCTGTGCTGGGTAACAGTTTTTCTTCCAAGACATGGCAGATTGGTGGCAAGGTAAGTACCATGTGCGATGTGGAAGGCAAGATATGGGTGGTATCGGGCAATGAATGCTGCGTAATCAATCCACAGGGCGAGAGCCAGCGCTTCATGATTCCTTCTGTTGTGCCGTTCAACATCTGTTACAGCAGACAGACTCATGAGGTAATGATGGGCGGCAATGACGGCTATGTGGCAATCAGTTCCGATGTAGCACAGAAGCCTAAGCAGTTTACCCGCCTGATGCTGGCTGGAATCATCGTAAACGGACAGGCTTGTGAGGAGCGTGGAGAAATCCTGAAACTGAAGAGTGATGAGAACAACTTCACCCTGCAGCTCACCGACCTTCCTTTTGCTGATCATCCTTCAGCCGTTTATGCTTACAAACTCGAAGGCAGCGACCACGACTGGCATTATCTGAACTCCGGCAATATCGATATCACCTATAATGGTTTGTCGTATGGCGATTATCATCTTACGGTTCATGCCGTGGATGGTGAAGGCAAGATAGCTGCCGAGGTTTATTCGCTCGATATCTCCGTCCTGCCGCCTTGGTATCTCTCCTGGTGGTGCAAGCTCTTCTATATCACGGCACTCATCGTGTTTGTGGCATGGCTGGTAAGCTGGTATTTCCTGCGCAAGGAACTGGCTGATGCCCAGAAGCAGAAGGCTGAGGTGTTGGAGCAGGTACAGATGCGTATGGACTTCTTCAACCGTCTGACGGAAGATTTGAAGGCTGCCGTGGCTCATCATTCATTTGATGAGGTGACTGCTCTGATGGTCCGCTACCTGAACGTGAAGATACCTGATGTGTCATCTTCTGTTGCCACTGGGTTATCCGCTTCGCCTGTATCTGAGCCTGAGTCATCATCCTCAGAACCAGTTCCTGCACGCTCTGAATCTTCTGAAGAGGAAAAGAAGGAAGTAGATGTCAGCGAGTTGGATGTGTCAGACAAGCGTCTGCTCGAAGAGATCAATGAGGCGATAGAGAAGCACATGATTGATTCCGACTTCAATGTTTCGATGTTGCAGGATGTGATAGGTATAGGTGGCAAGCAGCTGTATCGCAAGACGAAGGCGATAACGGGCCGTACGCCTGTAGAGTATATCCGTGAGATGCGTATGAGCCGTGCTGCCGAGCTCCTGAGCCAGGGCAAGTTCAGTGTTTCCGAGGTGATGTATACCGTTGGTTTTTCCAACAGCAGCTATTTCTCCAAATGCTTCTCCAAGGAGTATGGCATGACTCCTACGGAATACATGAAGGTGAAGAGGTAA
- a CDS encoding RagB/SusD family nutrient uptake outer membrane protein — protein sequence MNIKNIKTYILSGILALSMSSCLDKYPEDSIRMDQAINTVGDIDKLVYGIYDSFKSSALYSGNLTILPDLQADFVYCVKGYSNAYGDIYRWKDIKATNTDIEAVYADLYGVINNANFLLDNVDKVKANTNSDKELDKLEQCEGEAYFARALAYSELIKCFCKAYDSDEQAAKELGVVLTEHYYGNEPQKRATLKESYDFVLRDLDKAAEYLKIDEDFSGSLYNEIYFNEYTCHALRARVSLYMHKYDDAIKYASKVIGSKYYTLEKASSNTYSNQVNDYKYIWTYGDSREAIWKVGFTVNSYGGALGTIFDNYNYVTYRPDYVPETWVINSFDSNDLRAAAIFTTRVTGYEHGLQWPLLSKYFGDAEFLNNNILHVHQPMVFRLSEQYLIRAEAYAMKEEYGKAGKDISTLRTARYSSYGGNTSMSESNAMKIIEAERVKELYMEGFRLNDLKRWHKGFERKAADQPAANFVQSSLKVEKDDPLFVWPIPQHELEAPGSEIQPNESNK from the coding sequence ATGAATATCAAAAATATAAAGACATACATCCTGTCGGGAATCCTAGCCCTCTCGATGTCTTCCTGTCTTGATAAGTATCCTGAGGATTCTATCCGCATGGACCAGGCTATCAACACGGTAGGCGACATAGACAAGCTGGTGTACGGTATCTACGACAGTTTCAAGAGCAGCGCCCTCTATTCGGGCAATCTGACAATCCTGCCAGATCTGCAGGCAGACTTCGTGTACTGCGTGAAGGGCTACTCTAATGCCTATGGCGATATCTACCGTTGGAAAGATATCAAGGCTACCAACACCGATATCGAGGCGGTATATGCCGATCTTTATGGTGTTATCAACAATGCCAACTTCCTGCTCGATAATGTAGATAAGGTGAAGGCAAACACCAACAGTGATAAGGAACTCGACAAGTTGGAGCAGTGTGAGGGCGAGGCTTATTTTGCCCGTGCCCTGGCTTATTCAGAACTGATCAAGTGTTTCTGCAAGGCTTATGACAGCGATGAGCAGGCTGCGAAGGAACTCGGCGTTGTACTCACAGAGCACTATTACGGCAATGAGCCACAGAAAAGAGCCACTCTGAAGGAATCATACGATTTCGTATTGAGAGACCTTGACAAGGCTGCCGAATATCTGAAGATAGACGAGGACTTCTCTGGAAGTCTCTACAACGAGATTTACTTCAACGAGTATACCTGTCATGCCTTGCGTGCGCGCGTATCCTTATATATGCACAAGTATGATGATGCCATCAAGTATGCATCTAAGGTAATCGGCAGTAAGTATTATACATTGGAGAAGGCTTCTTCCAACACCTATTCAAACCAGGTGAACGATTATAAGTATATCTGGACCTATGGTGATTCGCGTGAGGCTATCTGGAAGGTAGGCTTCACCGTGAACAGCTATGGCGGTGCACTGGGTACTATCTTCGATAACTACAACTATGTAACTTATCGTCCAGACTATGTGCCTGAGACATGGGTCATCAACTCATTCGACAGCAATGACCTCCGTGCTGCAGCCATCTTCACAACCCGTGTAACAGGTTATGAGCACGGTTTGCAGTGGCCTTTGCTGAGCAAGTATTTCGGCGATGCAGAATTCCTGAACAACAATATCCTGCATGTTCACCAGCCAATGGTATTCCGTCTGTCAGAGCAGTATCTGATACGTGCTGAGGCTTACGCCATGAAGGAGGAATATGGTAAGGCAGGTAAGGACATCTCTACCTTGCGTACAGCCCGCTACTCATCTTATGGTGGTAACACCTCGATGAGCGAGAGCAACGCCATGAAGATAATTGAGGCAGAGCGCGTGAAGGAACTCTATATGGAAGGCTTCCGTCTGAACGACCTCAAGCGCTGGCACAAGGGATTTGAGCGTAAGGCTGCCGACCAGCCTGCTGCCAACTTCGTGCAGAGCAGTCTGAAGGTTGAAAAGGATGACCCTCTCTTTGTCTGGCCAATTCCTCAGCATGAGCTTGAGGCACCAGGTTCTGAGATTCAGCCTAATGAAAGTAACAAATAA